One genomic region from Kamptonema formosum PCC 6407 encodes:
- a CDS encoding serine/threonine-protein kinase gives MASVSYCLNPKCPNPSDPANADRPVCRHCGSELLLEGRYRVILPLGGGGFGKTYEIDDRGERKVLKVLLKDHPKAVALFKQEADVLARLRHPGIPKVDRDGYFVYSPADSTEQFHCLVMEKISGANLQDWLKSRGKPITQEQAVEWLRQLSDILDKVHGLHYFHRDIKPHNIMCKPNGQLVLIDFGTAREVSATYFAKVGQGQNVTGIVSPGYSPPEQTNGKAVPQSDFFALGRTFVYLLTGKPPTAFPENPRTGKLMWRKGAPHVSDAVASVIDYLMAPFPGNRPQSPQMILQCLKDIDLSGEPSPSATQFPAGSQLKGRGNTNPPVTTRQNSGTRLKASTRNSSSKIYTNPAQLKKKLVVGGAVLLLALGFSQVYSSMRYGFFANPVWLLSSLPSSQFLEKSFSDVGNVNAIALSPDGQTLASGSFGTIRIWNMKTGKLLRTINGVHSKKWVRTLTIAPDNRTLVSGGDDKNISMWNLKTGKAIRTMSGHKGGVNAIAISRDGQTLASGSDDKTVCLWNLKTGSRMLTLSGHRAQVNALAFSRDGQTLVSGSDDKTVRLWNFKAGQLRKVLTGHAGAVKAVAIGPDGQTLASSSSDNTIRIWNLKEGKHTRTLDGHSSWVRTLAISPDGKTLVSGGAKILVWDLKNGKEKTALQGHSRFVSAIAIAPDGKTIISGSPDETLKIWEMP, from the coding sequence GTGGCTTCTGTGAGTTATTGCCTCAATCCCAAATGCCCAAATCCTTCTGACCCGGCTAACGCTGACAGACCCGTTTGTCGCCACTGCGGTTCGGAACTCCTGTTAGAAGGTCGATATCGGGTCATTCTGCCTCTCGGAGGCGGCGGCTTTGGCAAAACCTATGAAATAGACGACCGGGGCGAACGTAAAGTCTTGAAAGTCTTACTCAAAGACCATCCTAAAGCTGTAGCTCTGTTTAAGCAAGAAGCAGATGTATTGGCTAGACTGCGACATCCCGGTATTCCCAAAGTAGACCGCGACGGTTATTTTGTTTATTCGCCAGCCGACAGCACAGAACAATTCCACTGTCTGGTCATGGAGAAAATTTCTGGTGCGAATTTGCAGGATTGGCTGAAAAGTCGCGGTAAGCCAATTACTCAAGAACAGGCTGTGGAATGGTTGAGACAATTGTCGGATATTCTGGATAAGGTTCACGGACTCCATTATTTCCACCGCGATATTAAGCCGCACAACATCATGTGCAAACCTAATGGGCAATTGGTGTTGATTGACTTCGGAACTGCTAGAGAAGTCTCGGCTACCTACTTTGCTAAGGTGGGGCAAGGTCAAAATGTTACGGGTATTGTTTCTCCTGGCTATTCGCCGCCAGAACAAACAAATGGTAAGGCTGTCCCTCAATCGGATTTTTTTGCGCTGGGGCGTACCTTTGTTTATTTACTGACTGGCAAACCGCCGACGGCTTTTCCCGAAAACCCCCGCACGGGTAAGTTGATGTGGCGCAAGGGTGCGCCTCATGTTTCGGATGCCGTTGCAAGTGTGATTGATTATTTGATGGCCCCGTTTCCGGGGAATAGGCCTCAAAGTCCCCAGATGATTTTGCAGTGTTTAAAGGATATAGATCTAAGTGGGGAGCCGAGTCCCTCAGCAACTCAGTTTCCTGCGGGTTCGCAGCTTAAAGGGCGGGGGAATACTAATCCGCCAGTGACGACTAGGCAAAATTCTGGGACTAGACTTAAAGCTAGTACGAGGAATAGCTCTAGTAAAATTTACACGAACCCCGCACAGTTAAAGAAAAAATTGGTGGTGGGTGGTGCTGTGTTGCTATTGGCGTTGGGTTTTTCTCAAGTTTACAGTTCGATGCGCTACGGATTTTTTGCCAATCCTGTTTGGTTGCTTTCGAGTTTGCCCAGCAGTCAATTTTTAGAAAAAAGTTTTAGTGATGTTGGTAATGTTAATGCGATCGCACTTAGCCCCGATGGTCAAACTTTAGCTTCTGGCTCTTTTGGTACGATTAGAATTTGGAATATGAAGACAGGAAAACTACTTCGCACGATTAATGGCGTGCATTCAAAGAAGTGGGTGAGAACGTTAACGATCGCGCCTGATAATCGGACTTTGGTGAGCGGTGGCGATGATAAAAATATTAGTATGTGGAATCTGAAAACTGGTAAGGCTATCCGCACAATGTCTGGTCATAAGGGGGGGGTGAATGCGATCGCGATTAGCCGCGATGGTCAAACTTTGGCTTCTGGTAGTGATGACAAAACTGTGTGTTTGTGGAATCTGAAAACTGGCAGCCGGATGCTTACTTTGAGCGGTCATCGGGCTCAAGTTAATGCTCTGGCTTTCAGCCGTGACGGTCAAACTCTGGTTTCGGGTAGTGATGACAAGACTGTACGATTATGGAATTTCAAAGCTGGTCAATTAAGAAAAGTTCTGACAGGCCACGCGGGTGCTGTTAAGGCTGTTGCGATCGGTCCCGATGGTCAAACTTTGGCTTCCAGTAGCAGCGATAATACTATCCGTATCTGGAACCTCAAAGAAGGTAAACATACTAGGACTCTTGATGGTCATTCTAGTTGGGTGAGGACTCTGGCTATCAGTCCAGACGGGAAGACTCTTGTTAGTGGTGGCGCGAAAATTTTGGTGTGGGATCTCAAGAATGGTAAAGAGAAAACAGCTTTGCAAGGACACAGCCGTTTTGTGAGTGCGATCGCGATTGCTCCTGATGGTAAGACTATTATTAGCGGCAGTCCAGATGAAACTTTGAAAATTTGGGAAATGCCTTGA
- a CDS encoding type II toxin-antitoxin system RelE family toxin → MKFTIEITEEAIEDMECLDKAACVTIIDAIERQLVNQPLLETRNRKPLRPDSQFGWELRIGKYRVFYDVNEGTVTVSVVAVGYKEHNQLYIRGQEVNL, encoded by the coding sequence ATGAAGTTCACGATTGAGATTACTGAAGAAGCGATCGAAGATATGGAGTGCTTGGATAAAGCAGCGTGTGTTACCATTATTGATGCAATAGAGCGGCAACTTGTTAATCAGCCTTTGCTGGAAACCAGGAACCGCAAGCCGCTTCGACCTGATTCTCAATTTGGTTGGGAGTTGAGGATTGGCAAGTATCGCGTCTTCTACGATGTCAATGAGGGAACGGTGACGGTTAGTGTGGTTGCAGTGGGATACAAAGAGCATAATCAGCTCTATATTAGAGGTCAAGAGGTTAATCTATGA
- a CDS encoding mechanosensitive ion channel family protein, translating into MIETNNEISQASELVLNNGDRLLQITLILIAGGMALLAGMALISILRLPLSWLAPKFSTQTYIRVLVASKNIVLVLLTLSAMEVMLLLIPQTEWLSLIEFCLSVGISILSGWMLSRLFRDFFNTTILGVTFESNPQVKGESIFLLRYFGDFAIAVALILSFCISHNINVLGIVASLGIGGIAIAFAAQKTLEQFLGGIVLNLDRPFTVGDYIGLSDGQQGKQGTFGRVESIGLRSTKIRTSGKGTLTIIPNNALTQATIENFSGAKKVMSVMMIEFPKPISANEQALIRQTVMDSTMDIFGLDWRSTEVAFGDNHAQISFFILGSNELSMELRRQLLDLATQQITKQLQKHNISFILDQPTIYVDSPISI; encoded by the coding sequence ATGATAGAAACAAACAATGAGATTTCTCAAGCATCAGAACTGGTTTTAAATAATGGCGATCGCTTACTGCAAATCACTTTAATTCTGATAGCAGGAGGGATGGCGCTATTAGCGGGAATGGCGCTCATTTCCATCTTAAGATTACCGTTAAGTTGGTTGGCTCCAAAATTCTCAACGCAGACTTATATTCGTGTACTGGTTGCCTCAAAAAATATAGTTTTGGTGTTACTAACTCTCTCGGCAATGGAAGTAATGTTACTTCTAATCCCTCAAACTGAATGGCTGAGTTTAATCGAGTTTTGCCTGAGTGTGGGCATCAGTATACTTAGTGGATGGATGCTCTCAAGACTATTTAGAGACTTTTTTAATACCACAATTTTAGGAGTAACTTTTGAGTCAAACCCTCAAGTTAAAGGCGAGTCCATCTTCTTACTTCGGTATTTTGGAGACTTTGCGATCGCTGTAGCGTTAATTTTAAGTTTTTGCATTAGTCATAACATCAACGTTTTAGGCATAGTTGCCAGTTTAGGAATTGGAGGTATTGCCATTGCCTTTGCAGCTCAAAAGACTTTAGAACAATTTTTGGGAGGGATTGTCTTAAATCTTGACCGCCCTTTTACCGTTGGCGACTATATTGGCTTATCCGATGGGCAGCAAGGTAAGCAAGGTACTTTTGGACGAGTAGAAAGTATCGGTTTGAGGTCAACTAAAATTCGCACCTCTGGTAAAGGCACTCTCACTATTATTCCCAATAATGCGCTCACTCAAGCCACCATTGAAAATTTTTCAGGTGCAAAGAAAGTCATGTCTGTAATGATGATTGAGTTTCCTAAACCGATATCTGCCAATGAGCAAGCACTGATCCGCCAAACCGTAATGGATAGCACTATGGACATTTTTGGTTTAGACTGGCGTAGTACAGAGGTGGCATTTGGTGACAATCATGCCCAAATTTCCTTTTTTATTCTCGGTTCTAATGAGTTATCAATGGAGCTGAGACGGCAATTGCTGGATTTGGCTACCCAACAAATTACAAAGCAACTTCAAAAGCATAATATTTCTTTTATCCTTGACCAACCAACGATTTATGTGGATTCCCCAATCTCGATTTAA
- a CDS encoding Rpn family recombination-promoting nuclease/putative transposase codes for MTFINPKTDYAFKKIFGSSESKDILISFLNAMIYDGNPTIEDLEIINPNLPPRVEGLKDTYLDVKAKLADGTLVIIEMQVLNVESFGKRVLYNAAKTYAFQLQKGEGYRMLKLVIALTLTDFEMFANSDRLISRFIYKEASTNLQYTDNSMELVFVELPKFTKEVHQLETLADKWIYFIKYARAITDVPEIMDSVPEIHKAFDIANQVNLTREELEDLERREMFIYDQQGVIIKAVKEEKLAIARNLLDRLDDETIAQTTGLSIQDVRNLRSNGN; via the coding sequence ATGACATTCATCAACCCCAAAACCGATTACGCCTTCAAAAAAATATTTGGCTCCTCAGAAAGCAAAGACATTCTCATTAGTTTTCTCAATGCCATGATTTACGATGGCAATCCTACTATTGAAGACTTAGAAATTATCAACCCCAACCTACCCCCCAGAGTCGAAGGTTTGAAAGATACTTATTTAGATGTTAAAGCTAAACTCGCGGATGGTACGCTAGTCATTATTGAAATGCAAGTATTAAACGTAGAATCTTTCGGCAAGAGAGTTTTGTACAATGCGGCCAAAACTTACGCCTTTCAATTGCAGAAAGGAGAAGGCTACCGAATGCTCAAGCTAGTAATTGCATTAACACTGACTGATTTCGAGATGTTTGCAAATAGCGATCGACTAATTTCAAGATTTATCTATAAAGAAGCAAGTACAAATCTCCAATATACCGATAATAGCATGGAGTTAGTATTTGTAGAACTTCCAAAATTTACTAAAGAAGTACACCAGCTAGAAACTCTGGCAGATAAATGGATTTATTTCATCAAATATGCGAGGGCGATAACGGATGTCCCGGAAATAATGGATAGCGTTCCAGAGATTCATAAAGCCTTTGATATTGCCAATCAAGTGAACTTAACTCGTGAGGAATTGGAGGATTTAGAACGGCGAGAAATGTTTATTTACGACCAACAAGGAGTTATAATTAAAGCCGTTAAAGAAGAAAAGCTGGCGATTGCACGGAATTTGCTCGATCGCCTGGATGATGAAACGATCGCTCAGACAACGGGACTCAGTATTCAGGATGTGCGGAATTTGCGCTCGAATGGTAACTAA
- the cax gene encoding calcium/proton exchanger: MLNTKNLISLLLVFIPISIAAHFLGWGSTTVFITSALAIVPLAAWMGTATEEIAVVLGPNLGGLLNATFGNATELIIGIIALNAGLIDVVKASITGSIISNLLLVMGFAMFLGGLRYKEQEFQPMVARLNASAMNLAVIAILVPTAVDATSPGIDEATMQKLSSAVAIVLILVYVLTLLFSMKTHTYLYDAGVAEMDLEGLAENNLAEDSPDRKVNLPLWIGVLLACTLTVAYESELLVDTLEEATALLGLTSLFTGVILVPIIGNAAEHATAVTVAMKNKMDLSVSVALGSSLQIALFVAPVLVLAGFILGKPMDLNFNPFELIAVTVAVLIANSISSDGNSNWLEGTLLLAAYLVLALAFYFHPVVEGLAL, encoded by the coding sequence ATGCTGAACACAAAGAACTTAATTTCACTGTTGCTAGTATTTATCCCGATTTCTATTGCCGCCCACTTCCTGGGATGGGGATCGACCACAGTCTTTATTACATCAGCCTTGGCGATCGTACCTCTAGCCGCTTGGATGGGCACCGCCACCGAAGAAATCGCCGTAGTCCTCGGCCCCAACCTCGGCGGCTTACTTAACGCCACCTTCGGCAATGCCACAGAACTGATCATTGGCATTATCGCCCTCAATGCCGGACTCATAGATGTCGTCAAAGCCAGCATCACAGGTTCTATCATCAGCAACCTCCTGCTAGTCATGGGTTTTGCTATGTTTCTGGGAGGGTTGCGCTACAAAGAGCAAGAATTTCAGCCAATGGTAGCTCGGTTGAACGCCTCAGCCATGAACCTTGCCGTGATCGCAATTTTAGTGCCAACAGCCGTTGATGCCACCTCCCCTGGAATCGATGAAGCAACCATGCAGAAGCTCTCCAGCGCCGTCGCGATCGTACTGATTCTAGTCTACGTGCTGACGCTGTTGTTTTCTATGAAAACCCACACCTACCTCTATGACGCAGGAGTTGCCGAGATGGATTTAGAGGGATTAGCCGAAAACAACTTGGCAGAAGACTCCCCCGATCGTAAAGTCAACTTGCCCTTGTGGATTGGAGTATTGTTGGCCTGTACGCTCACAGTAGCCTACGAGTCAGAATTGCTCGTCGATACTCTAGAAGAAGCTACCGCCCTCCTGGGGTTAACCTCCTTGTTTACCGGGGTAATTCTGGTTCCCATTATTGGCAACGCGGCCGAGCACGCCACAGCCGTGACAGTGGCGATGAAAAATAAAATGGATTTGTCCGTGTCGGTGGCACTAGGATCGAGTTTGCAAATTGCTTTATTTGTAGCGCCTGTCTTAGTCCTAGCAGGTTTTATCTTGGGCAAACCAATGGATTTGAACTTCAACCCCTTTGAATTGATAGCAGTCACCGTTGCAGTGCTGATTGCCAATTCCATCAGTTCCGATGGCAATTCAAACTGGCTTGAAGGTACTTTGCTCTTAGCTGCTTATCTGGTTTTGGCTCTCGCCTTCTACTTCCATCCAGTCGTTGAAGGCCTGGCGCTATAA